A region from the Deltaproteobacteria bacterium genome encodes:
- a CDS encoding DUF4145 domain-containing protein, producing the protein SFALAWQDFSSAGNKVRVAIEDLIEELSPGLNGKLHNKLEAFKKVNPEVADMLMAVKWIGNAGSHTSDLKECDLAVAYQVMEEVLRKLYGRDQLLKAIVGKINLDKKPIR; encoded by the coding sequence ATCCTTCGCCTTGGCATGGCAGGACTTCTCTTCCGCTGGGAATAAAGTCAGAGTCGCTATAGAAGATCTGATAGAAGAACTTAGTCCTGGCCTGAATGGAAAGCTTCACAACAAGCTTGAAGCGTTCAAGAAAGTAAATCCGGAAGTCGCCGACATGCTTATGGCTGTCAAGTGGATTGGGAATGCTGGAAGTCATACTTCTGATCTGAAAGAATGTGACCTGGCTGTGGCATATCAGGTTATGGAGGAGGTGCTTAGGAAACTGTATGGTAGAGATCAGCTCCTTAAGGCCATTGTCGGCAAGATAAACTTAGACAAGAAGCCCATCAGATAA